One window of Bacillus sp. THAF10 genomic DNA carries:
- a CDS encoding YjzD family protein has translation MRVFWTLFWSLLLINMLSYVVANMQGDTYNYVLASIIAVVFAGIVILIGEALPNEPVEKH, from the coding sequence ATGCGCGTATTTTGGACATTGTTTTGGTCACTTCTTTTAATAAACATGTTATCATATGTGGTTGCAAACATGCAGGGTGATACATACAACTACGTATTAGCTTCTATCATTGCTGTTGTTTTTGCTGGTATTGTTATTCTTATCGGGGAAGCGTTACCAAACGAGCCTGTTGAGAAACATTAA
- a CDS encoding BMP family ABC transporter substrate-binding protein, which produces MKRTLMLFISIIFILFLSVACGQSVPSVEEQKVGLLVPDSINDQVWGTKGYKGLLRIQTEYEVDVYYQEGIHTDQAIKKSVKEFHKDGVTLIFGHGSEYAKAFNSIAKDYPDIHFVCFNSDVRGDNVTSLNFESNAMGFFGGMVAGQMTQSNNVGIIAAFEWQPEVNGFFEGVLHENPDARVLIDYTQDWNDPDKALIALQDMMNKGVDVVYPAGDGFNVPVINTLKENGLLAVGYVSDQSDLGENTVLTSTVQHVPALYELVAKRHFLGELKGGNQYFDFKDDVISLGKFSPLVSEDYQKSMQQQINRYKESGKLPNE; this is translated from the coding sequence ATGAAAAGAACATTAATGCTATTTATATCTATCATATTTATTCTTTTTTTATCCGTTGCATGTGGACAATCTGTTCCAAGTGTAGAAGAACAAAAAGTTGGTTTATTAGTTCCGGATAGCATCAATGACCAGGTATGGGGAACGAAAGGCTATAAGGGATTATTGCGAATACAAACGGAATATGAAGTGGACGTTTATTATCAAGAAGGCATACATACTGATCAAGCGATAAAGAAATCCGTCAAAGAATTTCACAAAGATGGAGTTACTTTAATTTTTGGCCACGGAAGCGAATATGCAAAAGCCTTTAATTCTATCGCAAAAGATTATCCAGACATTCATTTTGTTTGCTTCAATTCTGATGTTCGTGGCGATAATGTTACCAGCTTGAATTTCGAATCAAATGCAATGGGCTTTTTTGGAGGAATGGTAGCTGGGCAGATGACACAATCAAATAATGTGGGCATTATTGCTGCTTTTGAATGGCAGCCTGAAGTAAATGGTTTCTTTGAAGGAGTTTTGCATGAGAACCCAGATGCAAGGGTACTAATTGATTATACTCAAGATTGGAATGACCCTGATAAGGCTTTAATCGCCTTGCAAGACATGATGAATAAAGGGGTAGACGTTGTTTATCCTGCTGGTGATGGCTTTAATGTGCCTGTTATCAATACGTTAAAAGAAAATGGCCTTTTAGCTGTGGGGTATGTTTCCGATCAATCGGATCTTGGTGAAAACACCGTCCTTACAAGCACGGTACAGCATGTTCCTGCATTATATGAGTTAGTAGCCAAGAGGCACTTTCTTGGTGAGTTAAAGGGTGGAAATCAATACTTTGACTTTAAGGATGATGTCATTTCACTCGGTAAATTTAGTCCATTGGTTAGTGAAGACTATCAAAAATCAATGCAGCAACAAATTAACAGATATAAAGAATCTGGCAAATTGCCTAATGAATAG
- a CDS encoding beta-ketoacyl-ACP synthase III translates to MNAGILGIGRYVPEKILTNADLEKIVDTTDEWIKTRTGIEERRIASEDIDTSHMAFFAAEKALKDAGISAEELDMIIVATVTPDNPFPSVACMIQERLGAKKACAFDMSAACAGFMYGVITGKQFIEAGTYKHVLVVGVEKLSKIVDWEDRNTAVLFGDGAGAAVLGPVSEGRGILSFELGADGTGAKHLYQDETIIMNGREVFKFAVRQMGESAVNVLEKAGLSKEDVDFLIPHQANIRIMEAARERLGLPMEKMSMTVHKYGNTSAASIPISIVEEVENGKIHDDDLIVMVGFGGGLTWGAIAIRWGK, encoded by the coding sequence ATGAATGCAGGGATACTAGGGATTGGAAGATATGTACCAGAAAAAATACTCACAAATGCTGATTTAGAAAAAATAGTAGATACGACAGATGAATGGATAAAAACGAGAACAGGAATAGAAGAACGCAGGATTGCAAGTGAGGATATCGATACGTCTCATATGGCTTTCTTTGCAGCGGAGAAGGCGTTAAAGGATGCTGGAATAAGCGCAGAAGAATTAGATATGATAATTGTAGCAACCGTCACGCCGGATAATCCATTTCCATCTGTTGCTTGCATGATACAGGAGCGGCTTGGTGCCAAAAAAGCGTGTGCGTTTGATATGAGCGCTGCCTGTGCTGGTTTTATGTATGGAGTGATTACTGGAAAACAGTTTATTGAGGCAGGAACCTATAAACATGTTTTAGTAGTTGGAGTAGAAAAACTATCAAAAATTGTAGACTGGGAAGATCGTAATACTGCTGTTCTATTTGGTGATGGCGCTGGTGCCGCTGTTTTAGGACCAGTCTCAGAAGGCAGAGGAATTCTATCCTTTGAACTTGGGGCAGATGGTACAGGCGCTAAGCATCTTTACCAGGATGAAACCATTATAATGAATGGCAGAGAAGTTTTTAAATTTGCCGTTCGCCAAATGGGAGAATCGGCAGTAAATGTCTTAGAGAAAGCTGGTTTATCTAAAGAAGATGTTGATTTTCTCATTCCTCATCAAGCGAATATAAGGATAATGGAAGCGGCCAGAGAGAGACTTGGATTGCCAATGGAAAAAATGTCCATGACGGTTCACAAATATGGCAATACTTCCGCTGCATCTATTCCTATTTCTATTGTGGAAGAGGTGGAGAATGGTAAAATACATGACGATGATTTAATTGTTATGGTAGGATTTGGTGGAGGCCTTACATGGGGCGCCATCGCAATTCGTTGGGGGAAATAA